The genomic DNA TCACCAATCGTTTCCTGTTGTTCCGGCACAGCTCGTCCATGCTTCCTCCTCCTTGATCAGCCCGGCAGTAATCCAATCACCGTTTGGATCACGGCAGTAATGATCGGGATCGCCAGCAACAAAATCAACACTTTTCCGGCGAGCTCGATTTTTGACGCGATCGCCCCTTGTCCAGCATCTCTCGTCATTTGCGCCCCAAATTCGGCAATGTAAGCAATCCCGATAATTTTTAAGATCGTTTTCACATAAATCATGTTTAAATGGGCGCTCTCCGCCAACTGCTCGACCATCGCTATGATTTTTTGAATTTGTCCAATCAAAAACAGAAAGATGACGGCACCGACGAACAATACGAGCAAAAAGGCGAAAACCGGCTTTTGCTCTTTCAACAACAGGACGAGGAAGGTTGCGATCAAACCGAGCCCGACGATTTGCACGATTTCAATGGCAACCACCTCCCCGCTTTACCCTTGTAACAAAAACACATTTTTAATTTTGTCAAACAAATCGCCGATCATATTGGCTACCATATAAAGGACGACGATAAATCCGATCAATGTCACCCAGTGCGCCCAATCTTCTTTCCCCATTTGCTTCAGAACGGTATGCA from Bacillales bacterium includes the following:
- the spoIIIAC gene encoding stage III sporulation protein AC, producing MAYDVNTIFQIAGIGIIVAMLHTVLKQMGKEDWAHWVTLIGFIVVLYMVANMIGDLFDKIKNVFLLQG
- the spoIIIAD gene encoding stage III sporulation protein AD, with the protein product MEIVQIVGLGLIATFLVLLLKEQKPVFAFLLVLFVGAVIFLFLIGQIQKIIAMVEQLAESAHLNMIYVKTILKIIGIAYIAEFGAQMTRDAGQGAIASKIELAGKVLILLLAIPIITAVIQTVIGLLPG